One genomic region from Lycorma delicatula isolate Av1 chromosome 9, ASM4794821v1, whole genome shotgun sequence encodes:
- the LOC142329765 gene encoding thiamine pyrophosphokinase 1-like isoform X5 produces MSANMPCRGNETISNGSSNQMVVNKVPNLIKWSPLHPSDMNAVLFDQYAVIILNQPILIPTKLMVNLWNSANVRMTVDGGTARWYKFCDDAKRKNLQINCLHPDIVSGDFDSLPNIIIDLAKKNGCEVLRTPDQNYTDFRKALQILHDKNLEINTIIAVVENSGRLDQTLANLNTHFMIDSIFMKDVNLYSLASDSLTWLLKPGKHSICIPERLRASMLWCSLMPVGGPANVTTSGLYYNMCDRKIEFGGLVSSSNSYNGDEVVTVETDGNVLWSMGLGFDDN; encoded by the exons TGTCAGCCAATATGCCGTGTAGAGGTAATGAAACAATTAGTAATGGTAGCAGTAATCAGATGGTTGTTAATAAAGTTCCCAACTTGATAAAATGGTCACCGTTACATCCTTCAGATATGAATGCTGTACTTTTTGATCAATATGCGGTTATCATTTTAAACCAACCGATTTTAATACCGACAAAATTGATGGTTAATCTTTGGAATAGCG CAAATGTAAGGATGACAGTCGATGGAGGTACTGCTCGTTGGTATAAATTCTGTGATGatgctaaaagaaaaaatctgcagATAAATTGTTTACATCCAGATATTGTATCTGGGGATTTTGATTCGTTACCAAATATAATTATAGATCTGGCTAAGAAAAACGGTTGTGAAGTATTGAGGACACCTGATCAAAACTATACAGATTTTCGGAAAGCTTTACAAATACTTCATGATAAAAATTTAGAg ATCAATACTATTATTGCAGTTGTTGAAAATTCAGGTCGCTTAGATCAAACACTGGCTAACCTAAATACGCATTTCATGATTGACTCTATATTTATGAAAGATGTAAATCTGTATTCATTGGCTAGCGATTCACTGACATGGTTATTGAAGCCTGGAAAACATTCCATTTGTATACCGGAGAGGTTGCGTGCTAGTATGTTATGGTGTAGTTTGATGCCTGTTGGTGGTCCAGCTAATGTAACTACTTCTGGGTTGTATTATAATATGT gTGATAGAAAAATAGAATTTGGTGGTCTTGTAAGTTCATCGAACAGTTATAATGGTGATGAAGTAGTTACTGTAGAGACAGATGGTAATGTTCTATGGAGTATGGGGTTAGGTTTTGATGATAATTGA
- the LOC142329765 gene encoding thiamine pyrophosphokinase 1-like isoform X3, with protein MNTIYISKFWLKNKMSANMPCRGNETISNGSSNQMVVNKVPNLIKWSPLHPSDMNAVLFDQYAVIILNQPILIPTKLMVNLWNSANVRMTVDGGTARWYKFCDDAKRKNLQINCLHPDIVSGDFDSLPNIIIDLAKKNGCEVLRTPDQNYTDFRKALQILHDKNLEINTIIAVVENSGRLDQTLANLNTHFMIDSIFMKDVNLYSLASDSLTWLLKPGKHSICIPERLRASMLWCSLMPVGGPANVTTSGLYYNMCDRKIEFGGLVSSSNSYNGDEVVTVETDGNVLWSMGLGFDDN; from the exons TGTCAGCCAATATGCCGTGTAGAGGTAATGAAACAATTAGTAATGGTAGCAGTAATCAGATGGTTGTTAATAAAGTTCCCAACTTGATAAAATGGTCACCGTTACATCCTTCAGATATGAATGCTGTACTTTTTGATCAATATGCGGTTATCATTTTAAACCAACCGATTTTAATACCGACAAAATTGATGGTTAATCTTTGGAATAGCG CAAATGTAAGGATGACAGTCGATGGAGGTACTGCTCGTTGGTATAAATTCTGTGATGatgctaaaagaaaaaatctgcagATAAATTGTTTACATCCAGATATTGTATCTGGGGATTTTGATTCGTTACCAAATATAATTATAGATCTGGCTAAGAAAAACGGTTGTGAAGTATTGAGGACACCTGATCAAAACTATACAGATTTTCGGAAAGCTTTACAAATACTTCATGATAAAAATTTAGAg ATCAATACTATTATTGCAGTTGTTGAAAATTCAGGTCGCTTAGATCAAACACTGGCTAACCTAAATACGCATTTCATGATTGACTCTATATTTATGAAAGATGTAAATCTGTATTCATTGGCTAGCGATTCACTGACATGGTTATTGAAGCCTGGAAAACATTCCATTTGTATACCGGAGAGGTTGCGTGCTAGTATGTTATGGTGTAGTTTGATGCCTGTTGGTGGTCCAGCTAATGTAACTACTTCTGGGTTGTATTATAATATGT gTGATAGAAAAATAGAATTTGGTGGTCTTGTAAGTTCATCGAACAGTTATAATGGTGATGAAGTAGTTACTGTAGAGACAGATGGTAATGTTCTATGGAGTATGGGGTTAGGTTTTGATGATAATTGA
- the LOC142329765 gene encoding thiamine pyrophosphokinase 1-like isoform X7, protein MPCRGNETISNGSSNQMVVNKVPNLIKWSPLHPSDMNAVLFDQYAVIILNQPILIPTKLMVNLWNSANVRMTVDGGTARWYKFCDDAKRKNLQINCLHPDIVSGDFDSLPNIIIDLAKKNGCEVLRTPDQNYTDFRKALQILHDKNLEINTIIAVVENSGRLDQTLANLNTHFMIDSIFMKDVNLYSLASDSLTWLLKPGKHSICIPERLRASMLWCSLMPVGGPANVTTSGLYYNMCDRKIEFGGLVSSSNSYNGDEVVTVETDGNVLWSMGLGFDDN, encoded by the exons ATGCCGTGTAGAGGTAATGAAACAATTAGTAATGGTAGCAGTAATCAGATGGTTGTTAATAAAGTTCCCAACTTGATAAAATGGTCACCGTTACATCCTTCAGATATGAATGCTGTACTTTTTGATCAATATGCGGTTATCATTTTAAACCAACCGATTTTAATACCGACAAAATTGATGGTTAATCTTTGGAATAGCG CAAATGTAAGGATGACAGTCGATGGAGGTACTGCTCGTTGGTATAAATTCTGTGATGatgctaaaagaaaaaatctgcagATAAATTGTTTACATCCAGATATTGTATCTGGGGATTTTGATTCGTTACCAAATATAATTATAGATCTGGCTAAGAAAAACGGTTGTGAAGTATTGAGGACACCTGATCAAAACTATACAGATTTTCGGAAAGCTTTACAAATACTTCATGATAAAAATTTAGAg ATCAATACTATTATTGCAGTTGTTGAAAATTCAGGTCGCTTAGATCAAACACTGGCTAACCTAAATACGCATTTCATGATTGACTCTATATTTATGAAAGATGTAAATCTGTATTCATTGGCTAGCGATTCACTGACATGGTTATTGAAGCCTGGAAAACATTCCATTTGTATACCGGAGAGGTTGCGTGCTAGTATGTTATGGTGTAGTTTGATGCCTGTTGGTGGTCCAGCTAATGTAACTACTTCTGGGTTGTATTATAATATGT gTGATAGAAAAATAGAATTTGGTGGTCTTGTAAGTTCATCGAACAGTTATAATGGTGATGAAGTAGTTACTGTAGAGACAGATGGTAATGTTCTATGGAGTATGGGGTTAGGTTTTGATGATAATTGA
- the LOC142329765 gene encoding thiamine pyrophosphokinase 1-like isoform X4 yields MIMSANMPCRGNETISNGSSNQMVVNKVPNLIKWSPLHPSDMNAVLFDQYAVIILNQPILIPTKLMVNLWNSANVRMTVDGGTARWYKFCDDAKRKNLQINCLHPDIVSGDFDSLPNIIIDLAKKNGCEVLRTPDQNYTDFRKALQILHDKNLEINTIIAVVENSGRLDQTLANLNTHFMIDSIFMKDVNLYSLASDSLTWLLKPGKHSICIPERLRASMLWCSLMPVGGPANVTTSGLYYNMCDRKIEFGGLVSSSNSYNGDEVVTVETDGNVLWSMGLGFDDN; encoded by the exons TGTCAGCCAATATGCCGTGTAGAGGTAATGAAACAATTAGTAATGGTAGCAGTAATCAGATGGTTGTTAATAAAGTTCCCAACTTGATAAAATGGTCACCGTTACATCCTTCAGATATGAATGCTGTACTTTTTGATCAATATGCGGTTATCATTTTAAACCAACCGATTTTAATACCGACAAAATTGATGGTTAATCTTTGGAATAGCG CAAATGTAAGGATGACAGTCGATGGAGGTACTGCTCGTTGGTATAAATTCTGTGATGatgctaaaagaaaaaatctgcagATAAATTGTTTACATCCAGATATTGTATCTGGGGATTTTGATTCGTTACCAAATATAATTATAGATCTGGCTAAGAAAAACGGTTGTGAAGTATTGAGGACACCTGATCAAAACTATACAGATTTTCGGAAAGCTTTACAAATACTTCATGATAAAAATTTAGAg ATCAATACTATTATTGCAGTTGTTGAAAATTCAGGTCGCTTAGATCAAACACTGGCTAACCTAAATACGCATTTCATGATTGACTCTATATTTATGAAAGATGTAAATCTGTATTCATTGGCTAGCGATTCACTGACATGGTTATTGAAGCCTGGAAAACATTCCATTTGTATACCGGAGAGGTTGCGTGCTAGTATGTTATGGTGTAGTTTGATGCCTGTTGGTGGTCCAGCTAATGTAACTACTTCTGGGTTGTATTATAATATGT gTGATAGAAAAATAGAATTTGGTGGTCTTGTAAGTTCATCGAACAGTTATAATGGTGATGAAGTAGTTACTGTAGAGACAGATGGTAATGTTCTATGGAGTATGGGGTTAGGTTTTGATGATAATTGA
- the LOC142329765 gene encoding thiamine pyrophosphokinase 1-like isoform X2, with product MSLINLIVSQFILFYSYFYKVSANMPCRGNETISNGSSNQMVVNKVPNLIKWSPLHPSDMNAVLFDQYAVIILNQPILIPTKLMVNLWNSANVRMTVDGGTARWYKFCDDAKRKNLQINCLHPDIVSGDFDSLPNIIIDLAKKNGCEVLRTPDQNYTDFRKALQILHDKNLEINTIIAVVENSGRLDQTLANLNTHFMIDSIFMKDVNLYSLASDSLTWLLKPGKHSICIPERLRASMLWCSLMPVGGPANVTTSGLYYNMCDRKIEFGGLVSSSNSYNGDEVVTVETDGNVLWSMGLGFDDN from the exons TGTCAGCCAATATGCCGTGTAGAGGTAATGAAACAATTAGTAATGGTAGCAGTAATCAGATGGTTGTTAATAAAGTTCCCAACTTGATAAAATGGTCACCGTTACATCCTTCAGATATGAATGCTGTACTTTTTGATCAATATGCGGTTATCATTTTAAACCAACCGATTTTAATACCGACAAAATTGATGGTTAATCTTTGGAATAGCG CAAATGTAAGGATGACAGTCGATGGAGGTACTGCTCGTTGGTATAAATTCTGTGATGatgctaaaagaaaaaatctgcagATAAATTGTTTACATCCAGATATTGTATCTGGGGATTTTGATTCGTTACCAAATATAATTATAGATCTGGCTAAGAAAAACGGTTGTGAAGTATTGAGGACACCTGATCAAAACTATACAGATTTTCGGAAAGCTTTACAAATACTTCATGATAAAAATTTAGAg ATCAATACTATTATTGCAGTTGTTGAAAATTCAGGTCGCTTAGATCAAACACTGGCTAACCTAAATACGCATTTCATGATTGACTCTATATTTATGAAAGATGTAAATCTGTATTCATTGGCTAGCGATTCACTGACATGGTTATTGAAGCCTGGAAAACATTCCATTTGTATACCGGAGAGGTTGCGTGCTAGTATGTTATGGTGTAGTTTGATGCCTGTTGGTGGTCCAGCTAATGTAACTACTTCTGGGTTGTATTATAATATGT gTGATAGAAAAATAGAATTTGGTGGTCTTGTAAGTTCATCGAACAGTTATAATGGTGATGAAGTAGTTACTGTAGAGACAGATGGTAATGTTCTATGGAGTATGGGGTTAGGTTTTGATGATAATTGA